Proteins found in one Microbacterium sp. SSM24 genomic segment:
- the hutU gene encoding urocanate hydratase — translation MTATETARTVRAPRGPERTAKSWGAEAAKRMLMNNLDPEVAEHPEDLVVYGGTGRAARSWEAYDAIVRTLDELEPDETLLVQSGKPVGVFRTHEWAPRVLIANSNLVGDWATWPEFRRLEELGLTMFGQMTAGSWIYIGTQGILQGTYETFAAVARSLGKDDLSGTLTLTGGAGGMGGAQPLAVTLNGGAVLIVDVDESRLARRVEHGYLDEYTTDLEAAVSRVSAAKAAGQALSVGVVGNAAEVFGDLLLRHRAGDLEIDIVTDQTSAHDPLAYLPVGIAFEDWKAAASDDPEGFTARARGSMAKHVAAMVGFQDAGAEVFDYGNSIRAEAQLGGFDRAFAFPGFVPAYIRPQFAEGRGPFRWVALSGDPDDIRKTDEAVKALFPDNAGLVRWLDKASDAVHFEGLPARICWLGYQERHLAGLKFNEMVASGELSGPIVIGRDHLDSGSVASPYRETEAMADGSDAIADWPLLNALLNTASGAAWVSIHHGGGVGIGRSIHAGQVTVADGTPLAAEKLARVLTNDPGTGVMRHVDAGYDRAKEVARERGLNVPMLDA, via the coding sequence ATGACTGCCACCGAGACCGCCCGCACCGTGCGCGCCCCGCGCGGCCCCGAGCGCACCGCGAAGAGCTGGGGCGCGGAAGCCGCCAAGCGCATGCTCATGAACAACCTCGACCCGGAGGTGGCCGAGCACCCCGAGGACCTCGTGGTCTACGGCGGCACCGGCCGCGCGGCCCGCAGCTGGGAGGCCTACGACGCGATCGTGCGCACGCTCGACGAGCTCGAACCCGACGAGACGCTCCTGGTGCAGTCGGGCAAGCCGGTCGGCGTATTCCGCACCCACGAATGGGCGCCGCGCGTGCTCATCGCCAACTCCAACCTCGTGGGCGACTGGGCGACGTGGCCGGAGTTCCGCAGGCTCGAAGAACTCGGCCTCACGATGTTCGGCCAGATGACCGCCGGCTCGTGGATCTACATCGGCACGCAGGGCATTCTGCAGGGCACGTACGAGACCTTCGCCGCCGTGGCGCGGAGCCTCGGCAAGGACGACCTGTCGGGCACCCTCACCCTCACCGGCGGCGCCGGCGGCATGGGCGGCGCGCAACCGCTCGCGGTCACGCTCAACGGCGGCGCCGTGCTCATCGTCGACGTCGACGAGTCCCGCCTCGCCCGCAGGGTCGAGCACGGCTACCTGGACGAGTACACGACCGACCTCGAGGCTGCCGTCTCCCGCGTGTCCGCGGCGAAGGCCGCGGGTCAGGCGCTGTCGGTCGGCGTGGTCGGCAACGCCGCCGAAGTGTTCGGGGACCTCCTGCTTCGCCACCGTGCGGGCGATCTCGAGATCGACATCGTGACCGACCAGACCAGCGCGCACGACCCCCTGGCCTACCTGCCGGTGGGCATCGCCTTCGAGGACTGGAAGGCGGCGGCATCCGACGATCCCGAGGGCTTCACGGCACGCGCGCGCGGCAGCATGGCCAAGCACGTGGCGGCGATGGTGGGATTCCAGGATGCCGGAGCCGAGGTCTTCGACTACGGCAACTCGATCCGCGCCGAGGCGCAGCTGGGCGGCTTCGACCGCGCATTCGCGTTCCCCGGCTTCGTTCCCGCGTACATCCGGCCGCAGTTCGCGGAGGGCCGCGGACCGTTCCGCTGGGTGGCGCTGTCGGGCGACCCCGACGACATCCGCAAGACCGACGAGGCCGTCAAGGCGCTCTTCCCCGACAATGCGGGGCTCGTGCGGTGGCTCGACAAGGCGAGCGACGCCGTGCACTTCGAAGGGCTTCCGGCCCGCATCTGCTGGCTCGGATACCAGGAGCGCCACCTCGCCGGCCTGAAGTTCAACGAGATGGTCGCGTCGGGCGAGCTGTCCGGTCCGATCGTGATCGGCCGCGATCACCTCGACTCGGGCTCGGTCGCCTCGCCGTACCGCGAGACCGAGGCGATGGCCGACGGGTCGGACGCGATCGCCGACTGGCCGCTGCTCAACGCGCTGCTCAACACGGCGTCGGGCGCGGCGTGGGTGTCGATCCACCACGGCGGAGGAGTCGGCATCGGCCGGTCGATCCACGCCGGGCAGGTCACCGTCGCCGACGGCACGCCGCTCGCGGCCGAGAAGCTCGCCCGCGTGCTCACGAACGACCCGGGCACCGGCGTCATGCGTCATGTCGACGCCGGATACGACCGTGCGAAGGAGGTCGCGCGCGAGCGCGGCCTGAACGTGCCGATGCTGGACGCCTGA
- the hutH gene encoding histidine ammonia-lyase, translated as MTTVTDSRPGVVTVGAAPLRPEDVVAVARHDARVEIASDALARVAAARTLVEGLADDPDPHYGISTGFGALATTFIVPDRRLQLQESLIRSHAAGTGPEVEREVVRALQLLRLQTLATGHTGVRPVVVETYAAMLNAGITPIVREYGSLGCSGDLAPLSHVALAAMGEGRVRDAAGVEVDAADALGAASVVPLVLREKEGLALINGTDGMLGMLLLALHDLSVLLDTADVAAAMSVESQLGTDAVFAADLQALRPQLGQAVSAANLRAVLAGSPIVASHRDPAVCTRVQDAYSLRCSPQVHGAARDTADHARLIASRELAAAVDNPVITDDGRVESNGNFHGAPVAYVLDFLAIAVADVASISERRTDRALDPARSHGLPPFLAHEVGVDSGLMIAQYAAAGIVSELKRLAVPASVDSIPSSAMQEDHVSMGWAAARKLRRGIDGLARVLAIEVLTGARALDLRAPLQPGAATGAVRDLVRTVVDGPGRDRFLSPDMEAVTALVASGAVARAAYDNTTKE; from the coding sequence ATGACCACCGTCACCGACTCCCGTCCCGGCGTCGTCACCGTCGGCGCCGCACCCCTGCGCCCGGAGGACGTCGTCGCCGTCGCCCGCCACGACGCCCGCGTCGAGATCGCCTCCGACGCCCTCGCTCGCGTCGCCGCAGCCCGCACCCTCGTCGAAGGTCTCGCCGACGACCCCGACCCGCACTACGGCATCTCGACGGGCTTCGGAGCCCTCGCCACCACCTTCATCGTCCCCGACCGACGCCTTCAGCTGCAGGAGAGCCTCATCCGCAGCCACGCGGCCGGCACCGGACCCGAGGTCGAGCGCGAGGTCGTGCGCGCCCTGCAGCTGCTGCGCCTCCAGACCCTCGCGACCGGTCACACCGGTGTGCGCCCCGTCGTCGTGGAGACCTACGCCGCGATGCTCAACGCCGGCATCACCCCGATCGTGCGCGAGTACGGGTCGCTCGGCTGCTCCGGCGACCTCGCGCCGCTCTCGCATGTCGCGCTCGCCGCGATGGGCGAAGGACGCGTGCGCGATGCCGCGGGAGTCGAGGTCGACGCCGCCGATGCGCTGGGCGCGGCATCCGTCGTCCCCCTCGTGCTGCGAGAGAAGGAGGGCCTCGCCCTCATCAACGGCACCGACGGCATGCTCGGGATGCTGTTGCTCGCCCTCCACGATCTGTCGGTGCTGCTCGACACCGCCGATGTCGCCGCGGCGATGTCGGTCGAGTCCCAGCTGGGGACGGATGCCGTCTTCGCGGCGGACCTGCAAGCGCTGCGCCCCCAGCTCGGGCAGGCCGTCTCGGCCGCGAACCTGCGGGCGGTGCTCGCCGGATCGCCCATCGTGGCATCCCACCGTGACCCGGCCGTCTGCACGCGCGTGCAGGACGCGTACTCGCTGCGGTGCTCGCCGCAGGTGCACGGCGCTGCGCGGGACACCGCCGACCACGCGCGCCTCATCGCGTCGCGCGAACTCGCCGCCGCCGTCGACAATCCGGTGATCACCGACGACGGCCGCGTCGAATCGAACGGAAACTTCCACGGAGCTCCGGTCGCGTACGTGCTCGACTTCCTCGCGATCGCCGTCGCCGACGTCGCGTCGATCTCGGAGCGCCGCACCGACCGCGCACTCGACCCCGCGCGCAGCCACGGACTGCCGCCGTTCCTCGCACACGAGGTCGGCGTCGACTCCGGGCTCATGATCGCCCAGTACGCCGCCGCCGGGATCGTGTCGGAGCTCAAGCGCCTCGCGGTGCCGGCATCCGTCGACTCCATCCCCTCCAGCGCCATGCAGGAGGACCACGTGTCGATGGGATGGGCCGCCGCCCGCAAGCTGCGCCGCGGCATCGACGGCCTCGCCCGCGTGCTCGCGATCGAGGTGCTCACCGGCGCGCGAGCGCTCGACCTGCGCGCGCCGCTGCAGCCCGGCGCGGCCACCGGCGCCGTGCGCGATCTCGTGCGCACGGTCGTCGACGGACCCGGTCGCGACCGCTTCCTCTCGCCCGACATGGAGGCCGTGACCGCGCTCGTCGCGTCCGGCGCCGTCGCACGGGCCGCCTACGACAACACCACGAAGGAGTGA
- a CDS encoding IclR family transcriptional regulator, protein MPDTSPSERPAPPATGRTSPTQPPPERPQVPAADQTLRILSFLARQRGPVAASTIATTLGIPRSSVYHLLDALAAHGFVIHFPGERRWGLGTAAFELAGGYSRQQPLARLGRPLVAALADRAGESAHLAVMTGRDVLYIVEERAPRRPALVTDVGVRLPAHLTATGRAMLAALPREQVRALYPDASAFADRTGRGPSRPGELRDVLREVRSRGHAVEDGEVTLGLRSVGLAVRDHAGWPAAALALTWPVEAERNPGDLAALLADAARELERRIGRP, encoded by the coding sequence ATGCCAGACACATCGCCGTCCGAACGACCGGCGCCGCCCGCCACCGGCCGGACGTCGCCGACCCAGCCGCCCCCCGAACGACCACAGGTACCCGCCGCCGACCAGACGCTGCGGATCCTGTCGTTCCTCGCGCGCCAGCGCGGCCCGGTCGCCGCGAGCACGATCGCGACGACGCTCGGGATCCCCCGGTCGAGCGTGTACCACCTGCTCGACGCGCTCGCGGCGCACGGGTTCGTGATCCACTTCCCCGGCGAGCGCCGCTGGGGGCTCGGAACGGCCGCGTTCGAGCTCGCCGGCGGGTACTCCCGGCAGCAGCCGCTGGCACGCCTCGGGCGGCCGCTCGTGGCGGCACTGGCCGACCGCGCCGGCGAGAGCGCGCACCTCGCGGTCATGACCGGCCGCGACGTGCTCTACATCGTCGAGGAACGCGCGCCGCGCCGGCCCGCCCTCGTGACCGATGTGGGAGTGCGGCTGCCCGCGCACCTCACGGCGACGGGTCGCGCGATGCTGGCGGCACTCCCCCGCGAGCAGGTGCGGGCGCTGTATCCGGATGCCTCGGCCTTCGCCGATCGCACGGGCCGGGGTCCGTCGCGTCCGGGCGAGCTGCGGGACGTGCTGCGCGAGGTGAGATCTCGCGGCCACGCGGTCGAGGACGGGGAGGTGACCCTCGGTCTCCGCTCGGTCGGGCTCGCCGTGCGCGACCATGCCGGATGGCCCGCCGCCGCACTGGCCCTCACCTGGCCCGTCGAGGCGGAGCGCAACCCCGGTGACCTGGCGGCGCTCCTGGCCGACGCCGCCCGCGAACTCGAACGCCGCATCGGCCGCCCCTGA
- a CDS encoding YbaK/EbsC family protein yields the protein MTAQLPARSILVHDSLRAAGITGDIVVLPDAASTAVLAAAALGVEVGAIANSLVFWSDDEPLLVMTSGAHRVDTAALAERLGRTSIRRATPEQVREATGQAIGGVAPTGHPTALTTVIDEDLAGYPEIWAAGGTPHTVFPLTYDELVALTGGTVTKVD from the coding sequence GTGACCGCCCAGCTCCCCGCACGCAGCATCCTCGTCCACGACTCGCTCCGCGCCGCCGGCATCACCGGCGACATCGTGGTGCTCCCCGATGCTGCGTCCACAGCAGTGCTCGCCGCCGCCGCCCTCGGGGTCGAGGTGGGCGCGATCGCCAACAGCCTCGTGTTCTGGTCCGATGACGAGCCCCTCCTCGTCATGACGAGCGGCGCGCACCGCGTCGACACCGCCGCGCTTGCCGAGCGCCTCGGGCGCACGAGCATCCGCCGGGCCACCCCCGAGCAGGTACGGGAGGCGACGGGCCAAGCCATCGGAGGGGTGGCCCCGACGGGGCATCCGACCGCACTCACCACCGTGATCGACGAGGACCTCGCCGGCTACCCCGAGATCTGGGCCGCCGGCGGAACTCCGCACACGGTCTTCCCCCTGACCTACGACGAGCTCGTCGCCCTCACCGGCGGCACCGTCACGAAGGTCGACTGA
- a CDS encoding methyltransferase domain-containing protein, which translates to MPEQYTHGHHESVLRSHEKRTVANSAAYLIPSLKQGLRVLDVGSGPGTITIDLAQRVAPGTVTGLDAAPDVVAKAAALAAERGVVNVSFAVGDAYALEAPAGSYDIVHAHQVLQHLSRPVDALREFRRVLEPDGLVAARDVDYAGVIWYPLVPGLDEWHEVYLRVHRAVSGEPAAGRRLKAWAREAGFADITSAASLWLFESPEAREWWGGSWAERALHSTFAQHAVEHGITDQAGLERIAQGWREWAASDDGWFLMPHAEILARG; encoded by the coding sequence ATGCCCGAGCAGTACACCCACGGTCACCACGAAAGCGTCCTGCGCTCCCACGAGAAGCGCACCGTCGCGAACTCGGCCGCCTACCTCATTCCGTCGCTGAAGCAGGGGCTGCGCGTCCTCGACGTCGGGTCCGGGCCCGGCACGATCACGATCGACCTGGCGCAGCGCGTCGCACCGGGCACGGTCACGGGGCTGGATGCCGCCCCCGACGTCGTCGCGAAGGCCGCCGCGCTCGCCGCGGAGCGCGGGGTGGTCAACGTCTCCTTCGCCGTCGGCGACGCCTACGCGCTCGAGGCGCCGGCGGGTTCGTACGACATCGTCCATGCGCACCAGGTCCTGCAGCACCTCTCGCGCCCCGTCGACGCGCTGCGCGAGTTCCGGCGCGTGCTCGAGCCCGACGGCCTCGTGGCCGCCCGCGACGTCGACTACGCCGGCGTCATCTGGTACCCGCTCGTGCCGGGGCTCGACGAATGGCACGAGGTCTACCTGCGGGTGCACCGTGCCGTCTCCGGCGAGCCCGCGGCGGGTCGTCGGCTCAAAGCCTGGGCGCGCGAGGCCGGCTTCGCCGACATCACCTCAGCGGCGTCGCTGTGGCTCTTCGAATCTCCCGAAGCCCGCGAATGGTGGGGCGGCTCGTGGGCGGAGCGCGCCCTGCACTCGACCTTCGCGCAGCATGCCGTCGAGCACGGCATCACCGATCAGGCGGGACTGGAGCGCATCGCCCAGGGGTGGCGGGAATGGGCCGCCTCGGACGACGGCTGGTTCCTCATGCCGCACGCCGAGATCCTCGCCCGGGGGTGA